AATCCACACATACACACCAAGATCAAGTACAACCAAAACATAGTATATATAGATTATATAAATACATATCTATACCAAATTAAATTAAGTTAATTCTCAGCCTTTGTACAACAATTTAAATTTTCTATGGAAAAGCCGGAAGGGTATCCAGAACCAGAAGTGGTTGATCAGGAAGAAGATGACAGAACAAGTTCTGTTGATTGGTTCCGGCCGGGTGCCAAAGACGACATGTCGTTACTAGAAAGTGGTATTCTGGGAAAATATTATCAGACCCAAATAACGGGTGATCATCATgaagattattattataatttcgagTCAAGGTTTGGAATATTATCAGACCCAAGATTGCTAGCAGTGGTGGAGTTCTTCAGAGAGCTTTACTTCCGAAGGAGGGAGTTGTTTACTAAAACATTTCCACAATTACATGATGATGATCATCATCATCACATTTTTGAGGTGTTAAAAAACTCAGGCACCAAATTATGGAGAGTCAAATCGGGTGATGATATTCAAACCCGGGCTGTCTCCCTGCAGAGGAGCTCGAGCCTCGGGTCGCCCCGGTCCCGGCCGGCGGGGACTCGAGGAATTGAGTCACCTTTGAGGAACGAGTGGATTAAGGTTAAGACACTCAACACCGGCGGTGGTGAAACTAAGTCCGGCGGCGGTGGTTCAAAATGATCGAGTCTTGCATGACCCGGCATAGGAAatggtatttattatttttattatgggAACAAGCTGATGAAATTAATGTTCTTTGTTTTTGCAAGTGGATTAAAAAACAAACAAAGTCAAATTTGCAAAATCAGTTTGATTCAATGGTTGGACTAGTGTTTGGGTATGGTTTCATTGTGTTTTGATTAAAATTAGTGGGAGGTTGATCGAGATCTTCTTCTCTATCTAATTGAGTGCTTTAATTattgattgatttatttattaatttgttCTTTCTAGCTTGTTTGGTTGGCTCGGAAGAAGAAATATTTTATGGTTTCTGGCTACGAGTCAAttaaattgtatatatattttgttggtTTGCCTGATTATTTTTTAAAAGGAGTTGGTTTGTCTCATTATTGAATTTAGATtactattatatattattttcatacAACATGTACAATAATATTGGCTGAATATAATTATAGAGGATTATTAATTAATTGCAAGTGGATTATTTGTTCGTCGATAATAAAAGGATTTTCAGCATAAATGCCTTTAAGTTTTTCCATATTTGGCAATTCAATCTTTAAGAAATTAAGTCATTGAAAAATTAAGAATTTTgtgaaaaagaaataaataataaaactttattgctACATTTTATAAAACTCAAGGACATAACTACCCAAAAAATTGCTAGGGTCTAGATTGCCAAAGAAAGTAAAACTAAGGGGAGGAGACTGATCAAGTAAAAAATTTTGTTTTCTGGCTTGGTCCTCCAACGTGGAAATTATGCCAAACTCCTCCTAGCTAGCTTATTCCTCAAGTGCATATATGTAATTATATGCATATGTAAATGGTTGTTGTGAATTATTGCAACTCGAGTTCTACATAGGAAatctagaatttttttttctggAATTAGCCCATTTGAAGAGAGGGGCCAAATTCATTGAAAAAACAGCACAAACAAAGTTCCAACAATATAAGCCTACGATCGGGACTCCACTACACTAGGCTACACAACACCAAAACAAACAACTAAACGCCCAAGGTTAACAACTAAAAACAAACAACAAACAACAACAATATACTACAAACATGGACTCACACCAGTAACCTCTTGTACACAGTTCAAGCATGAAGAAACTTTATGGGGATATACTGCTTCATAGTCATTGAACAAATCATCTTGCCATTTGCTCCAATCTACCACACCTTCCAAGTGACCATTATGGGAAAACCTGACCACAATGTGTGCTGCAAAATTTACCTCTCTTGGTAATTTCAGGTCCTCCCAAGCCAAGAATTGTTTGCAGTAGGCATTGAAATCCTCCCTGCATGATTCCAGCGCAACAGCTTGACACGGTCCTCTTGACTTTAGAGTATCAACAGCCCAAATGCTATCACTTTGGAATATGTTATACTGGCAATTAAGCTTTGTAGCAATCGAGGCCGCTAACACTAGAGCTTTCGCCTCCACAAGCTTCGGGTCAGTTTGAGGAACTCAAGCAGTTACAACAATGACAACCTTACCTTCATGACTCCTCCCAATCGCAGCAAGCGTTGTTTCCATATTACTAATTGCAACATTTGTTGTGAAATAAATCTGTCCCGAAGGAGGAGGGAACCAATGTAATTGAATCAGCTTTGCCTCAATCTTGACTGTCTGCCATTCATTAACTTTGGTTCTGACAGTATCTGTTTAAGCACTTCATGAAGCATTTAGCTTCTCTCTTCGTGGCTCTCCCAAACAACATAACATCATCAACGAACATCAAGTGGCTAATTGGGCTGCCTTCTCTAGCTACTTGGATGCCTTTCAAATTCATGGTCTCCCTCTCTTTGAATAGGAGTCTAGACAACACCTCCATAGCTATAATAAATAGAGCAGGAGATAGCGGGTCTCCTTGTCTTAAACCCTTACTCGGTATGATAGACCCACTCAAGCTACCATTCAACAAGATGGACATACTGGAAGTcgtgattgtaacgacccaaatccgctaataaggcttgagggccttgattagcgtgccaggagggcatgatgggatttatgtgtgattttaatgatttaaatgcatggttatgatttaaagcatgttatatgaccatttgtttatctgagatgcatgactatgtatgttagtatgcatgtaggcccggatcgtgttagaagggcataattgtaattttggccatgttgggcataactgcattgatatgtgatgattgttgagaccacagtggtatgtgggtgtatcagtgatttgtgactcgaggcgatcccagtgagcaggctagcggaaagtcttagcgggaatttatacccggctcggggcgagcctggaggtatgaacaggaattcagagaaatagattgagatttattttgatgatgggggataattatttggtgatttatcaggtattgggaagcaacgggaaaatattagagacacttgaggattagcgggaattgggtaaatgactaaaatggccctacttgggtaaaagggtttagaattaatagggagggcattttggtcaatt
This genomic interval from Humulus lupulus chromosome 8, drHumLupu1.1, whole genome shotgun sequence contains the following:
- the LOC133793885 gene encoding uncharacterized protein LOC133793885, producing the protein MEKPEGYPEPEVVDQEEDDRTSSVDWFRPGAKDDMSLLESGILGKYYQTQITGDHHEDYYYNFESRFGILSDPRLLAVVEFFRELYFRRRELFTKTFPQLHDDDHHHHIFEVLKNSGTKLWRVKSGDDIQTRAVSLQRSSSLGSPRSRPAGTRGIESPLRNEWIKVKTLNTGGGETKSGGGGSK